A genomic window from Triticum urartu cultivar G1812 chromosome 7, Tu2.1, whole genome shotgun sequence includes:
- the LOC125523022 gene encoding dihydrolipoyllysine-residue acetyltransferase component 2 of pyruvate dehydrogenase complex, mitochondrial-like isoform X2: MALLLRHSRKLRRVHGVLDCERGSIARHFSVAAAKEDAVSSSSVHGEYGKKVGRSSIFLDRQSEKDLHAFKVSSREARGSYSSKRMPIAATGVNSLFSCGQVVSARHFSSGADLPPHEAIGMPSLSPTMTEGNIAKWVKKEGDKVSPGEVLCEVETDKATVEMECMEEGYLAKIVCGDGAKEIKVGEIIAITVEEEGDIEKFKDYKASSSAAAPAESKPQSEPVEPKEEKKEVSKAPEPTATKTEESSQSGDRLFSSPVARKLAEDNNVPLSSLKGTGPDGRILKADIEDYLSKGSKKEAAAAPGLGYVDLPNTQIRKVTANRLLQSKQTIPHYYLTVDSRVDKLIKLRSELNPMQDASGGKKISINDLVIKAAALALRKVPACNSSWMNDFIRQYHNVNINVAVQTEHGLFVPVVRDADKKGLAAIADEVKQLASRAKDNSLKPEDYEGGTFTVSNLGGPFGIKQFCAIVNPPQSAILAIGSAEKRVIPGAAEGQYEIGSFMSATLSCDHRVIDGAMGAEWLKAFKGYLEDPTTMLL; encoded by the exons atggcgCTCCTCCTCCGCCACTCCCGCAAG CTGCGAAGAGTGCACGGCGTCCTGGACTGCGAGCGTGGGAGCATCGCTCGGCACTTCTCTGTCGCCGCTGCAAAAGAAGACG CTGTCTCAAGTTCTAGTGTTCATGGGGAGTACGGGAAAAAGGTTGGAAGGTCGAGCATTTTCCTAGACAGGCAGTCTGAAAAAGATCTCCATGCCTTCAAG GTATCATCACGAGAAGCAAGGGGAAGCTACAGCTCCAAACGGATGCCAATTGCTGCTACTGGGGTCAATAGCTTGTTCTCATG TGGACAGGTAGTTTCGGCAAGACATTTTTCAAGTGGGGCAG ATTTGCCACCACATGAGGCTATCGGGATGCCTTCTCTTTCCCCTACTATGACCGAG GGGAATATTGCAAAGTGGGTGAAGAAGGAAGGAGACAAAGTTTCACCTGGTGAAGTTCTTTGCGAAGTGGAAACC GATAAAGCTACCGTGGAGATGGAATGCATGGAGGAAGGCTATCTCGCTAAGATAGTTTGTGGAGATGGCGCAAAAGAGATTAAAGTTGGCGAG attattgccATAACTGTGGAAGAGGAGGGTGATATTGAGAAATTTAAGGATTACAAGGCTTCGTCTTCAGCTGCAGCTCCAGCTGAATCAAAACCCCAATCTGAGCCCGTGGAaccaaaagaagagaagaaagaggTTTCCAAGGCCCCCGAGCCAACAGCTACAAAGACTGAAGAATCTTCTCAGTCAGGGGATCGCTTATTCTCCAGTCCCGTTGCCAGAAAGTTGGCAGAAGACAACAAT GTACCGCTTTCAAGCTTAAAAGGTACTGGTCCAGATGGGCGTATTTTGAAGGCAGACATTGAGGATTACTTGT CCAAGGGTTCGAAGAAGGAAGCTGCAGCAGCTCCAGGACTAGGTTATGTGGATCTTCCAAATACACAAATACGGAAG GTTACTGCAAACCGCCTGCTGCAATCTAAGCAGACTATCCCTCACTACTATCTGACAGTTGATAGCCGTGTTGACAAACTTATCAA ATTGCGGAGTGAGTTGAATCCGATGCAGGATGCATCTGGTGGGAAGAAGATATCTATTAATGATCTTGTTATTAAG GCTGCAGCATTGGCTCTTCGTAAGGTTCCTGCCTGTAACAGTTCCTGGATGAATGATTTTATTCGCCA GTATCACAACGTGAACATTAATGTTGCTGTACAGACTGAGCACGGTTTGTTTGTTCCAGTAGTTAGG GACGCGGACAAGAAAGGCTTggccgctattgctgatgaggtGAAGCAGTTGGCTTCAAGAGCAAAGGATAACAGTCTAAAACCAGAAGATTATGAG GGTGGCACTTTCACCGTCTCTAATCTGGGAGGCCCTTTCGGAATCAAGCAATTCTGCGCCATCGTAAACCCTCCTCAATCGGCAATCTTGGCCATCGGCTCTG CTGAGAAGAGGGTAATCCCCGGGGCGGCTGAGGGCCAGTACGAAATCGGGTCCTTCATGTCAGCCACGCTAAGCTGCGACCACCGGGTCATCGACG GTGCCATGGGTGCGGAATGGCTCAAGGCATTCAAGGGCTACCTCGAGGACCCGACGACCATGCTGCTGTAG
- the LOC125523022 gene encoding dihydrolipoyllysine-residue acetyltransferase component 2 of pyruvate dehydrogenase complex, mitochondrial-like isoform X3 — protein sequence MALLLRHSRKLRRVHGVLDCERGSIARHFSVAAAKEDAVSSSSVHGEYGKKVGRSSIFLDRQSEKDLHAFKVSSREARGSYSSKRMPIAATGVNSLFSCGQVVSARHFSSGADLPPHEAIGMPSLSPTMTEGNIAKWVKKEGDKVSPGEVLCEVETDKATVEMECMEEGYLAKIVCGDGAKEIKVGEIIAITVEEEGDIEKFKDYKASSSAAAPAESKPQSEPVEPKEEKKEVSKAPEPTATKTEESSQSGDRLFSSPVARKLAEDNNVPLSSLKASAAKGSKKEAAAAPGLGYVDLPNTQIRKVTANRLLQSKQTIPHYYLTVDSRVDKLIKLRSELNPMQDASGGKKISINDLVIKAAALALRKVPACNSSWMNDFIRQYHNVNINVAVQTEHGLFVPVVRDADKKGLAAIADEVKQLASRAKDNSLKPEDYEGGTFTVSNLGGPFGIKQFCAIVNPPQSAILAIGSAEKRVIPGAAEGQYEIGSFMSATLSCDHRVIDGAMGAEWLKAFKGYLEDPTTMLL from the exons atggcgCTCCTCCTCCGCCACTCCCGCAAG CTGCGAAGAGTGCACGGCGTCCTGGACTGCGAGCGTGGGAGCATCGCTCGGCACTTCTCTGTCGCCGCTGCAAAAGAAGACG CTGTCTCAAGTTCTAGTGTTCATGGGGAGTACGGGAAAAAGGTTGGAAGGTCGAGCATTTTCCTAGACAGGCAGTCTGAAAAAGATCTCCATGCCTTCAAG GTATCATCACGAGAAGCAAGGGGAAGCTACAGCTCCAAACGGATGCCAATTGCTGCTACTGGGGTCAATAGCTTGTTCTCATG TGGACAGGTAGTTTCGGCAAGACATTTTTCAAGTGGGGCAG ATTTGCCACCACATGAGGCTATCGGGATGCCTTCTCTTTCCCCTACTATGACCGAG GGGAATATTGCAAAGTGGGTGAAGAAGGAAGGAGACAAAGTTTCACCTGGTGAAGTTCTTTGCGAAGTGGAAACC GATAAAGCTACCGTGGAGATGGAATGCATGGAGGAAGGCTATCTCGCTAAGATAGTTTGTGGAGATGGCGCAAAAGAGATTAAAGTTGGCGAG attattgccATAACTGTGGAAGAGGAGGGTGATATTGAGAAATTTAAGGATTACAAGGCTTCGTCTTCAGCTGCAGCTCCAGCTGAATCAAAACCCCAATCTGAGCCCGTGGAaccaaaagaagagaagaaagaggTTTCCAAGGCCCCCGAGCCAACAGCTACAAAGACTGAAGAATCTTCTCAGTCAGGGGATCGCTTATTCTCCAGTCCCGTTGCCAGAAAGTTGGCAGAAGACAACAAT GTACCGCTTTCAAGCTTAAAAG CTTCTGCAGCCAAGGGTTCGAAGAAGGAAGCTGCAGCAGCTCCAGGACTAGGTTATGTGGATCTTCCAAATACACAAATACGGAAG GTTACTGCAAACCGCCTGCTGCAATCTAAGCAGACTATCCCTCACTACTATCTGACAGTTGATAGCCGTGTTGACAAACTTATCAA ATTGCGGAGTGAGTTGAATCCGATGCAGGATGCATCTGGTGGGAAGAAGATATCTATTAATGATCTTGTTATTAAG GCTGCAGCATTGGCTCTTCGTAAGGTTCCTGCCTGTAACAGTTCCTGGATGAATGATTTTATTCGCCA GTATCACAACGTGAACATTAATGTTGCTGTACAGACTGAGCACGGTTTGTTTGTTCCAGTAGTTAGG GACGCGGACAAGAAAGGCTTggccgctattgctgatgaggtGAAGCAGTTGGCTTCAAGAGCAAAGGATAACAGTCTAAAACCAGAAGATTATGAG GGTGGCACTTTCACCGTCTCTAATCTGGGAGGCCCTTTCGGAATCAAGCAATTCTGCGCCATCGTAAACCCTCCTCAATCGGCAATCTTGGCCATCGGCTCTG CTGAGAAGAGGGTAATCCCCGGGGCGGCTGAGGGCCAGTACGAAATCGGGTCCTTCATGTCAGCCACGCTAAGCTGCGACCACCGGGTCATCGACG GTGCCATGGGTGCGGAATGGCTCAAGGCATTCAAGGGCTACCTCGAGGACCCGACGACCATGCTGCTGTAG
- the LOC125523022 gene encoding dihydrolipoyllysine-residue acetyltransferase component 2 of pyruvate dehydrogenase complex, mitochondrial-like isoform X4, whose amino-acid sequence MALLLRHSRKLRRVHGVLDCERGSIARHFSVAAAKEDAVSSSSVHGEYGKKVGRSSIFLDRQSEKDLHAFKVSSREARGSYSSKRMPIAATGVNSLFSCGQVVSARHFSSGADLPPHEAIGMPSLSPTMTEGNIAKWVKKEGDKVSPGEVLCEVETDKATVEMECMEEGYLAKIVCGDGAKEIKVGEIIAITVEEEGDIEKFKDYKASSSAAAPAESKPQSEPVEPKEEKKEVSKAPEPTATKTEESSQSGDRLFSSPVARKLAEDNNVPLSSLKAKGSKKEAAAAPGLGYVDLPNTQIRKVTANRLLQSKQTIPHYYLTVDSRVDKLIKLRSELNPMQDASGGKKISINDLVIKAAALALRKVPACNSSWMNDFIRQYHNVNINVAVQTEHGLFVPVVRDADKKGLAAIADEVKQLASRAKDNSLKPEDYEGGTFTVSNLGGPFGIKQFCAIVNPPQSAILAIGSAEKRVIPGAAEGQYEIGSFMSATLSCDHRVIDGAMGAEWLKAFKGYLEDPTTMLL is encoded by the exons atggcgCTCCTCCTCCGCCACTCCCGCAAG CTGCGAAGAGTGCACGGCGTCCTGGACTGCGAGCGTGGGAGCATCGCTCGGCACTTCTCTGTCGCCGCTGCAAAAGAAGACG CTGTCTCAAGTTCTAGTGTTCATGGGGAGTACGGGAAAAAGGTTGGAAGGTCGAGCATTTTCCTAGACAGGCAGTCTGAAAAAGATCTCCATGCCTTCAAG GTATCATCACGAGAAGCAAGGGGAAGCTACAGCTCCAAACGGATGCCAATTGCTGCTACTGGGGTCAATAGCTTGTTCTCATG TGGACAGGTAGTTTCGGCAAGACATTTTTCAAGTGGGGCAG ATTTGCCACCACATGAGGCTATCGGGATGCCTTCTCTTTCCCCTACTATGACCGAG GGGAATATTGCAAAGTGGGTGAAGAAGGAAGGAGACAAAGTTTCACCTGGTGAAGTTCTTTGCGAAGTGGAAACC GATAAAGCTACCGTGGAGATGGAATGCATGGAGGAAGGCTATCTCGCTAAGATAGTTTGTGGAGATGGCGCAAAAGAGATTAAAGTTGGCGAG attattgccATAACTGTGGAAGAGGAGGGTGATATTGAGAAATTTAAGGATTACAAGGCTTCGTCTTCAGCTGCAGCTCCAGCTGAATCAAAACCCCAATCTGAGCCCGTGGAaccaaaagaagagaagaaagaggTTTCCAAGGCCCCCGAGCCAACAGCTACAAAGACTGAAGAATCTTCTCAGTCAGGGGATCGCTTATTCTCCAGTCCCGTTGCCAGAAAGTTGGCAGAAGACAACAAT GTACCGCTTTCAAGCTTAAAAG CCAAGGGTTCGAAGAAGGAAGCTGCAGCAGCTCCAGGACTAGGTTATGTGGATCTTCCAAATACACAAATACGGAAG GTTACTGCAAACCGCCTGCTGCAATCTAAGCAGACTATCCCTCACTACTATCTGACAGTTGATAGCCGTGTTGACAAACTTATCAA ATTGCGGAGTGAGTTGAATCCGATGCAGGATGCATCTGGTGGGAAGAAGATATCTATTAATGATCTTGTTATTAAG GCTGCAGCATTGGCTCTTCGTAAGGTTCCTGCCTGTAACAGTTCCTGGATGAATGATTTTATTCGCCA GTATCACAACGTGAACATTAATGTTGCTGTACAGACTGAGCACGGTTTGTTTGTTCCAGTAGTTAGG GACGCGGACAAGAAAGGCTTggccgctattgctgatgaggtGAAGCAGTTGGCTTCAAGAGCAAAGGATAACAGTCTAAAACCAGAAGATTATGAG GGTGGCACTTTCACCGTCTCTAATCTGGGAGGCCCTTTCGGAATCAAGCAATTCTGCGCCATCGTAAACCCTCCTCAATCGGCAATCTTGGCCATCGGCTCTG CTGAGAAGAGGGTAATCCCCGGGGCGGCTGAGGGCCAGTACGAAATCGGGTCCTTCATGTCAGCCACGCTAAGCTGCGACCACCGGGTCATCGACG GTGCCATGGGTGCGGAATGGCTCAAGGCATTCAAGGGCTACCTCGAGGACCCGACGACCATGCTGCTGTAG
- the LOC125523022 gene encoding dihydrolipoyllysine-residue acetyltransferase component 2 of pyruvate dehydrogenase complex, mitochondrial-like isoform X1, protein MALLLRHSRKLRRVHGVLDCERGSIARHFSVAAAKEDAVSSSSVHGEYGKKVGRSSIFLDRQSEKDLHAFKVSSREARGSYSSKRMPIAATGVNSLFSCGQVVSARHFSSGADLPPHEAIGMPSLSPTMTEGNIAKWVKKEGDKVSPGEVLCEVETDKATVEMECMEEGYLAKIVCGDGAKEIKVGEIIAITVEEEGDIEKFKDYKASSSAAAPAESKPQSEPVEPKEEKKEVSKAPEPTATKTEESSQSGDRLFSSPVARKLAEDNNVPLSSLKGTGPDGRILKADIEDYLSSAAKGSKKEAAAAPGLGYVDLPNTQIRKVTANRLLQSKQTIPHYYLTVDSRVDKLIKLRSELNPMQDASGGKKISINDLVIKAAALALRKVPACNSSWMNDFIRQYHNVNINVAVQTEHGLFVPVVRDADKKGLAAIADEVKQLASRAKDNSLKPEDYEGGTFTVSNLGGPFGIKQFCAIVNPPQSAILAIGSAEKRVIPGAAEGQYEIGSFMSATLSCDHRVIDGAMGAEWLKAFKGYLEDPTTMLL, encoded by the exons atggcgCTCCTCCTCCGCCACTCCCGCAAG CTGCGAAGAGTGCACGGCGTCCTGGACTGCGAGCGTGGGAGCATCGCTCGGCACTTCTCTGTCGCCGCTGCAAAAGAAGACG CTGTCTCAAGTTCTAGTGTTCATGGGGAGTACGGGAAAAAGGTTGGAAGGTCGAGCATTTTCCTAGACAGGCAGTCTGAAAAAGATCTCCATGCCTTCAAG GTATCATCACGAGAAGCAAGGGGAAGCTACAGCTCCAAACGGATGCCAATTGCTGCTACTGGGGTCAATAGCTTGTTCTCATG TGGACAGGTAGTTTCGGCAAGACATTTTTCAAGTGGGGCAG ATTTGCCACCACATGAGGCTATCGGGATGCCTTCTCTTTCCCCTACTATGACCGAG GGGAATATTGCAAAGTGGGTGAAGAAGGAAGGAGACAAAGTTTCACCTGGTGAAGTTCTTTGCGAAGTGGAAACC GATAAAGCTACCGTGGAGATGGAATGCATGGAGGAAGGCTATCTCGCTAAGATAGTTTGTGGAGATGGCGCAAAAGAGATTAAAGTTGGCGAG attattgccATAACTGTGGAAGAGGAGGGTGATATTGAGAAATTTAAGGATTACAAGGCTTCGTCTTCAGCTGCAGCTCCAGCTGAATCAAAACCCCAATCTGAGCCCGTGGAaccaaaagaagagaagaaagaggTTTCCAAGGCCCCCGAGCCAACAGCTACAAAGACTGAAGAATCTTCTCAGTCAGGGGATCGCTTATTCTCCAGTCCCGTTGCCAGAAAGTTGGCAGAAGACAACAAT GTACCGCTTTCAAGCTTAAAAGGTACTGGTCCAGATGGGCGTATTTTGAAGGCAGACATTGAGGATTACTTGT CTTCTGCAGCCAAGGGTTCGAAGAAGGAAGCTGCAGCAGCTCCAGGACTAGGTTATGTGGATCTTCCAAATACACAAATACGGAAG GTTACTGCAAACCGCCTGCTGCAATCTAAGCAGACTATCCCTCACTACTATCTGACAGTTGATAGCCGTGTTGACAAACTTATCAA ATTGCGGAGTGAGTTGAATCCGATGCAGGATGCATCTGGTGGGAAGAAGATATCTATTAATGATCTTGTTATTAAG GCTGCAGCATTGGCTCTTCGTAAGGTTCCTGCCTGTAACAGTTCCTGGATGAATGATTTTATTCGCCA GTATCACAACGTGAACATTAATGTTGCTGTACAGACTGAGCACGGTTTGTTTGTTCCAGTAGTTAGG GACGCGGACAAGAAAGGCTTggccgctattgctgatgaggtGAAGCAGTTGGCTTCAAGAGCAAAGGATAACAGTCTAAAACCAGAAGATTATGAG GGTGGCACTTTCACCGTCTCTAATCTGGGAGGCCCTTTCGGAATCAAGCAATTCTGCGCCATCGTAAACCCTCCTCAATCGGCAATCTTGGCCATCGGCTCTG CTGAGAAGAGGGTAATCCCCGGGGCGGCTGAGGGCCAGTACGAAATCGGGTCCTTCATGTCAGCCACGCTAAGCTGCGACCACCGGGTCATCGACG GTGCCATGGGTGCGGAATGGCTCAAGGCATTCAAGGGCTACCTCGAGGACCCGACGACCATGCTGCTGTAG
- the LOC125523376 gene encoding uncharacterized protein LOC125523376, which yields MATAEEVGNGLEFLSDLVDRFSLLDLASIDFNPAGELDTCFTQSAVESSMGDIGDAPLTIQVAENNGCEELSLSAADSQQSTRKDDRRAPGWTKRVHIGRAPLERPPCAGRVCALEKTLRGYAEKRTNTVVVPAVGYNFGSLGEAYDFYNLYNLYSWEIGLGIRYGKSRLNVERTKCMQEIVSGCSVNTPLEFHASRIYTRAMFENFGEVLYEAGQYRVEVKNGSKYYLHRYHPERYEK from the exons ATGGCGACGGCGGAGGAGGTCGGCAATGGACTGGAGTTCTTATCAGATCTGGTGGATAG GTTCTCCTTGCTGGATCTTGCATCAATCGATTTCAATCCAGCGGGTGAACTGGATACTTGTTTTACACAGTCAGCTGTTGAATCGAGCATGGGAGATATTGGCGACGCTCCGCTTACAATCCAGGTCGCTGAGAACAACGGCTGCGAGGAACTGAGCTTGTCGGCGGCCGATTCACAACAATCAACAAGAAAAGATGACCGTCGGGCCCCTGGGTGGACAAAAAG GGTTCATATTGGGCGAGCCCCTCTCGAGCGTCCACCTTGTGCTGGAAGAGTATGTGCCCTTGAGAAAACATTAAGAGGATATGCGGAAAAGAGAACAAATACCGTTGTAGTACCAGCTGTTGGATACAACTTCGGTTCATTGGGGGAGGCGTACGACTTCTATAACCTATATAACCTATATTCGTGGGAAATTGGATTGGGAATAAGATACGGAAAAAGTAGGCTCAACGTCGAGAGAACCAAATGTATGCAAGAGATAGTATCTGGATGCTCG GTGAACACACCACTGGAGTTCCACGCTAGCAGGATCTACACTCGAGCTATGTTTGAGAATTTTGGTGAGGTCCTGTATGAAGCAGGACAATACAGGGTAGAAGTTAAAAATGGTTCGAAATATTACTTACACCGGTACCACCCAGAGAGATACGAGAAGTAG